One Setaria italica strain Yugu1 chromosome I, Setaria_italica_v2.0, whole genome shotgun sequence DNA window includes the following coding sequences:
- the LOC101753559 gene encoding LOW QUALITY PROTEIN: protein kinase byr2-like (The sequence of the model RefSeq protein was modified relative to this genomic sequence to represent the inferred CDS: deleted 2 bases in 1 codon) encodes METPQRPRPRPRPQLARINAMRHSSYPGEDRGPPDETAPADLGAEFASQTSFRIRGGRGGRAEVDDLFRKLGLNGPEDFTIPPALYAAAMAHIPSSSRSRRQSLEASLGRAAEGAASQELPEISGLDAMVAARLEAAVEGEQAVLATQVVQRDAVEVSARSNEGPEAEPGSRVIESETAQVSRREVAAVVKLGNADIEKEKGDPVKVGHLQVERTKAVVMKAPTETTGALVQVVAESTSRDNIEHWISPSPHRRIKRTITAWIKGEHLGSGSFGSVYEAISDDGFFFAVKEVSLMDQGVDAKQRILQLEHEISLLSRLEHENIVQYFGTDKEGGKLYIFLELVTQGSLAALYQKYHLQDSQVSAYTRQILNGLLYLHQRNVLHRDIKCANILVDASGLVKLADFGLAKEMSILSQARSSKGTVFWMAPEVAKAKPHGPPADIWSLGCTVLEMLTGKVPYPDMEWIHALLNIGRGIPPEIPNTLSEDARDFIEKCVQANPNDRPSAAQLLEHPFVQRPLQH; translated from the exons ATGGAGACGCCGCAGCGGCCGAGGCCGCGCCCACGGCCGCAGCTGGCTCGCATCAACGCGATGAGGCACTCGTCGTACCCCGGGGAGGACCGAGGG CCGCCCGACGAGACCGCGCCGGCCGACCTCGGCGCCGAGTTCGCGTCGCAGACCAGCTTCCGcatccgcggcggccgcgggggtcGCGCGGAGGTCGACGACCTCTTCCGGAAGCTCGGCCTCAACGGCCCCGAGGACTTCACCATCCCGCCGGCACTctacgccgccgccatggcgcacATCCCGAGCTcctcccgcagccgccgccagtCGCTGGAGGCTTCCCTGGGGCGGGCCGCCGAGGGTGCAGCGTCGCAGGAGCTTCCGGAAATATCTGGACTGGACGCCATGGTCGCAGCGAGATTGGAGGCAGCGGTGGAGGGTGAGCAAGCTGTGTTGGCCACTCAAGTAGTCCAACGAGATGCTGTTGAAGTTTCTGCACGATCCAACGAAGGTCCTGAAGCTGAACCGGGCAGCAGAGTGATCGAATCGGAGACAGCGCAAGTTTCCAGACGAGAGGTTGCTGCCGTGGTGAAATTGGGGAATGCAGACATAGAGAAGGAGAAGGGCGATCCGGTCAAGGTGGGTCATTTGCAAGTGGAGAGAACAAAAGCGGTGGTTATGAAAGCACCAACGGAGACTACAGGTGCTCTGGTTCAAGTTGTAGCAGAGTCAACTTCTCGTGACAACATTGAGCATTGGATCTCGCCATCGCCGCACAGGAGGATTAAGAGAACCATTACGGCTTGGATCAAGGGAGAGCATCTCGGGAGTGGATCGTTTGGGTCAGTGTACGAGGCCATCAGCGA TGATGGTTTTTTCTTTGCTGTCAAGGAAGTGTCGTTAATGGATCAGGGAGTCGATGCAAAACAACGCATTCTGCAGCTTGAGCAT GAGATATCTCTCTTGAGTCGTTTGGAGCATGAAAATATAGTACAGTATTTTGGAACAGATAAG GAAGGTGGGAAACTATATATTTTTCTTGAACTTGTTACTCAAGGATCGTTGGCAGCTTTATATCAAAAATACCATCTACAAGATTCACAAGTCTCAGCATACACAAGGCAGATTTTGAATGGTTTGCTCTATCTACATCAGCGGAATGTTCTGCACAG AGATATCAAATGTGCCAATATCCTAGTTGATGCAAGTGGACTGGTCAAATTGGCAGATTTTGGACTTGCAAAGGAG ATGTCAATTTTGAGTCAGGCAAGATCTAGCAAGGGAACTGTCTTCTGGATGGCCCCAGAG GTTGCTAAGGCTAAGCCACACGGACCTCCAGCAGACATATGGAGTCTTGGCTGCACGGTTTTGGAGATGCTGACAGGCAAAGTTCCGTACCCTGATATGGAATGG ATACACGCTTTGCTTAATATTGGTAGGGGAATACCACCAGAAATTCCTAATACATTATCAGAAGATGCGCGTGATTTCATAGAGAAGTGTGTCCAAGCAAATCCAAATGACCGCCCATCTGCTGCTCAGCTATTGGAGCACCCTTTTGTGCAGAGACCGCTGCAGCATTAG
- the LOC101753153 gene encoding pentatricopeptide repeat-containing protein At1g05750, chloroplastic: protein MAVAAAPSLALPTPPRPTANPPPARRRAPRDVVSWTSAIARAARQGDLPAAAAALSAMLSSPAAPAPNDVTLLTVLSACAGSPSSPLARPLALSLHAHALKLFPAHLLLSTCLARFYLSSRLPHVALQLFDSMPVRSIVTYNTMISGLMRNGLVDAAFEVFDGMPEPDKVSWTALIDGCVKNGRHDDAIDCFRAMLLNGVEPDYVTLIAVVSACAEVGALGLGMWVHRLVVRQGLERNVRVANSLIDMYARCGQVELAAQVFRSMRKRTVVSWNSMIVGFAANGRCTDAIELFEEMQRQGFKPDAVTLTGVLTACSHAGLTDQGLRYYDLMTTEHGVASRMEHYGCVVDLLGRAGRLDEALRVVETMPMRPNEVVLGALLAGCRMHGDLDMAEQLMQHLLELDPGGDANYVLLSNIYAAVGKWDGAGKVRSLMKARGLKKRPGYSAVEVDGDVHEFVSGDRSHLQAESIGEMLGLLRHEMARYGYDEHGGSCFVGD, encoded by the coding sequence ATGGCGGTGGCCGCCGCTCCGTCTCTCGCCCTCCCCACACCTCCACGGCCCACCGCAAATcccccgcccgcgcgccgccgcgcgccgcgggaCGTCGTCTCCTGGACGTCCGCcatcgcgcgcgcggcgcggcagggcgacctgccggcggcggccgcggcgctctCCGCCATGCTGTCATCCCCTGCCGCGCCGGCGCCCAACGACGTCACGCTCCTCACCGTCCTctccgcctgcgccggctccccGTCCtccccgctcgcccgcccctTGGCGCTCTCGCTCCACGCCCATGCGCTCAAGCTCTTCCctgcccacctcctcctctccacctgCCTCGCGCGGTTCTACCTCTCGTCCCGCCTCCCGCACGTCGCGCTCCAGCTGTTCGACTCAATGCCCGTCCGCTCCATCGTCACCTACAACACCATGATCTCCGGGCTCATGCGCAACGGCCTCGTGGACGCCGCGTTCGAGGTGTTCGACGGAATGCCCGAACCGGATAAGGTCTCCTGGACGGCGCTCATTGACGGGTGCGTCAAGAACGGGCGCCACGACGATGCCATCGACTGCTTCCGCGCCATGCTGCTGAACGGCGTCGAGCCGGACTACGTCACGTTGATAGCTGTTGTCTCCGCGTGCGCCGAGGTCGGCGCGCTCGGGCTCGGGATGTGGGTGCACCGGCTCGTGGTCAGGCAGGGGCTGGAGCGCAATGTCCGCGTCGCCAACTCGCTGATCGACATGTACGCGCGGTGCGGGCAGGTGGAGCTCGCGGCGCAGGTGTTCCGCTCCATGAGGAAGCGGACGGTGGTTTCTTGGAACTCAATGATCGTCGGGTTCGCAGCCAATGGCCGATGCACCGACGCGATCGAGCTCTTCGAGGAGATGCAGAGGCAGGGGTTCAAGCCGGACGCAGTGACGCTCACTGGCGTGCTCACGGCCTGCAGCCACGCCGGCCTCACTGACCAGGGGCTGAGGTACTACGACCTTATGACGACGGAACACGGCGTCGCCTCGCGGATGGAGCACTACGGGTGCGTGGTCGACCTGCTTGGCCGTGCCGGGCGGCTCGACGAGGCGTTGCGCGTGGTGGAGACCATGCCGATGCGACCCAATGAGGTGGTGCTCGGGGCGCTCCTCGCGGGCTGCCGGATGCACGGGGACCTGGACATGGCCGAGCAGCTGATGCAGCACCTCCTCGAGCTGGACCCCGGTGGCGATGCCAACTACGTGTTGCTGTCCAACATCTACGCGGCTGTGGGGAAGTGGGACGGCGCCGGGAAGGTCCGGAGCCTGATGAAGGCGCGCGGGCTGAAGAAACGGCCAGGGTACAGCGCCGTGGAGGTCGACGGCGACGTGCACGAGTTCGTGTCCGGCGATCGGTCTCATCTGCAGGCCGAGTCGATCGGCGAGATGCTTGGGTTGCTCAGGCACGAGATGGCGAGGTATGGCTATGATGAGCATGGAGGCAGCTGCTTCGTGGGGGATTAA
- the LOC101752742 gene encoding protein CPR-5 — MDGGAHAAAVSGGSSEAGGASSSSASSASSYGVSESRFRLNKGVHLRRRRRRLADRGSNKGSAGDGVVQELALPLGMSFAAVLAQVLNRCSGSGGSLQPHVLSKMCTSAVKESLTNIYGDRFEIFIRNFEKSFGSTLRTLHLISETPAYEQDMPQCFYKGGNSVPEIKLSGGDSQSWIHDVQKDTPLSSMDNQIILHAGVNHQLAHLTHTRSAPGIDQCVLSVFERSVNEQARSNELKELDIGLKLRELELRKSQLALSSDANELKKVEIRLGFQKVSFKVEKLETQMEDTRQAELLRKLIDMLLTAVVLMSVCFGYGTYIYSYQRITAVTSACAAASREYTSWWMPSSVSAFNSNFLNFRCNLIASARISFGLLMILLIAWLIFQRSAMTGPNMPITFNGMLLGVVCGWFGRKCVDTLGGDGNVWLVFWEAICFIHLLGNTWPSRLHCMLNGPICVTDRTKAVRLPYWARRYTFYVLLTLILPCSAGLLPFAPLSDWIEPAIQYIKSILSGSNIED, encoded by the exons ATGGACGGAGGggcccatgccgccgccgtctcggGCGGCTCGtcggaggccggcggggcgtcctcctcgtcggcgtcgtccgCCTCGTCGTACGGCGTCTCGGAGTCCCGGTTTCGGCTGAACAAGGGGGtgcacctgcggcggcggcggcggcggctggccgaCAGGGGAAGCAATAAGGGCAGCGCCGGTGACGGCGTCGTGCAGGAGCTCGCGCTGCCTCTCGGGATGTCCTTCGCGGCGGTGCTTGCCCAG GTTCTGAATAGATGCAGTGGTTCTGGAGGAAGTTTACAGCCTCATGTCCTCTCAAAG ATGTGTACCTCAGCTGTGAAGGAGTCCTTAACAAAT ATTTATGGTGACAGATTCGAGATTTTCATTAGAAACTTTGAGAAATCATTTGGTAGTACATTGAGAACCCTTCACCTTATCAGTGAGACCCCTGCCTATGAACAAGATATGCCTCAATGTTTTTACAAAGGTGGTAATTCTGTACCTGAAATCAAGTTGAGTGGTGGTGATTCACAAAGTTGGATACATGATGTCCAGAAAGATACACCCTTGAGCTCCATGGATAATCAGATTATTCTTCATGCTGGTGTCAATCATCAGCTGGCCCACCTTACTCATACTAGATCTGCTCCAGGAATTGATCAGTGTGTTCTTAGTGTATTCGAGAGATCTGTCAATGAGCAAGCTCGTTCAAATgagctcaaggaacttgatATAGGACTTAAATTGAGAGAATTGGAGTTGAGGAAATCTCAGTTAGCTCTCAGCTCCGATGCAAACGAGTTAAAAAAGGTTGAAATTCGTTTGGGATTTCAGAAAGTCTCTTTCAAAGTGGAGAAACTCGAGACTCAAATGGAGGATACAAGACAAGCAGAACTTCTCAGGAAGCTTATAGATATGCTTCTTACTGCTGTGGTACTCATGTCTGTATGTTTTGGATATGGAACATATATTTACTCGTACCAGCGGATAACTGCTGTTACTTCAGCTTGTGCAGCCGCTTCAAGG GAgtatacatcttggtggatgcCAAGTTCAGTGTCAGCTTTCAACTCGAATTTTCTGAATTTCAGATGCAATTTAATAGCATCGGCGAGGATATCATTTGGACTTTTGATGATCCTATTAATCGCTTGGTTGATATTCCAGCGTTCTGCAATGACTGGACCAAATATGCCAATAACGTTCAACGGTATGTTATTGGGAGTTGTTTGTGGTTGGTTTGGAAGGAAATGTGTGGACACACTGGGTGGGGATGGAAATGTATGGCTTGTATTCTGGGAGGCCATTTGCTTCATCCATTTACTTGGAAACACCTGGCCATCTCGTTTACATTGCATGCTCAATGGTCCTATTTGTGTTACTGACAGGACCAAGGCTGTTCGTCTACCGTATTGGGCTCGCCGATACACATTTTATGTTTTGCTGACACTTATTCTGCCATGCTCGGCTGGTTTGCTGCCATTCGCACCTCTGTCAGACTGGATAGAACCTGCAATTCAATACATAAAGTCCATACTCAGTGGAAGTAACATTGAGGATTGA